The following DNA comes from Castanea sativa cultivar Marrone di Chiusa Pesio chromosome 10, ASM4071231v1.
GTGGGatggaaaaaataagtttaaataaatttactcatacacCCTTGTTAAAGAATGATGcccaatcaaaacaaaaaagagacaaataaccaaaaaaagaagagcaatcacccaaatttattaaaaaaataaaaatcatgtaaaaaaaaaatcacgtctagttaaaaaaaaaacaactatcaTACCTAggccctaaaaaaaaaaaaaaaaaaaagaaggcaacattactacccaaaaaaaaaaaaaaagtaattggaCGAAGCCCATGTGCACTTGCACATAGGCATTTTTGTTAATCAAGAAAAAATGTAtcctcactcaattttctcCCTATTTTGGGGAGAAAATATATTGTGggcccaaaaagaaaacaccCAGGCCctccatttattttccttctttcccATTCATTCAatcacactaaaaaaaaaatgtcatgtgGCTAATGCATAAGTTGTAAGGATTGTCCCATGATCCAGACATTACTCAGTACAATCAAATACTCTTCATCAAGTCCACAATTGTGTGATTCTATAGCCAAACACAAGAAATCCTTAATTGTGTGATTGTGCAATTAAACattcatgaaaaataaaacaagggAAAGACAGTTCTAGGAATTCCTCGGGTCAAATTATGCATTAGAAAGCCCCTAAAATGAGATCATATTATGAAATGCTACTGATTGTGAAAAACCTGTATGATTTGTGCTTTTGCCAAACACTAGTAATTAAATCCATCCCTCCCATCTATCATGTATGGACATGAAATGCGGCAATAGCCCATGGCTGCAGTAATAAGCCAGTTGTTTTCAATTGGAAAACAGGTACTTTcagtaaaacaaaacaaaattctgGATGGGACAAAAGCAATGATAAGCAATTGTTTTCAAATGGAAAAAACTACTTTCAGTTAAACAAAAATCATGAATTGTATGGAGGACCTCATCATTTGCCTCTCTAACCATCCTAATATGCAGCATAAAACAAATAGGAATCTAATTGTGCATTTAATTTGCCTAGAAGAAAATAATGATGACTGACAATATTGAGGAACAAAAGCTACGGGGACCTAAGCTCTACCAAGACTAATCGCATCACATAAATGTAAATTTGTGTTAGCTATGAACTGTCCGTATTGCTGGACTGGCACCTCAAAAATACACGACCCCGGTGATGCCACATTGTTGTAGTTTAAGTTTAAGCGCTTTCCTGCTGCAATATTAGTGGCTGTACCACCAATCCCACCACCTCTGATCTTCGTTGATTCTTCAACCACCACACTCCTATCCTTATGGATCATCTCCTTCTCAACCTCAACCTCATTAACATCAACATCGCCATTATAAAATTCATACTTAGTACACAAATCTTCCATCTTTGCTGGCTCGGAAGGAGGTGGTTGGTAGACAATCTTACAAACATCAAAATTATTGGcctcttcattttccttttctgtATCCTTTTCTTCAGTATCAACATCGCTGCTACAAAATTCGCTGCTTGTACTCAAATCTTCCACTTTTGATGGCTCAAAAAGAGGTGATTGGTACACAGTCTTATAACTAACATCAACCTCATTGGcctcttcattttccttttccgTCTCCTTTTCTTCAGTATCATCAATGTCTGCCTCTTCTTCATCATTTGTGCCACAATGGTCGCACTGATCATCAGGAAGCCAAACCTCGTCGTCTAATGGTACAAGCTGCAATGTGAGACGCCCATCAGCCCTGTGAGCCCGGAAGTACTCGTGGTGTTTCACCCTCTCCTCCGTTAGAATCAACCTTCCATCGCTGGTGTAGTGTCTTTTCAGCACCCAAGGCATATGACAAGGCAGATTCTCTGTACGTGCAAGCAATGGTATTGGAGGTGGGAACTCTCTTTGCCTCATCGCCCGCCTTTGCTCTCGCTTAACTCTACACTTCTTGATATAAACCTCGGAGTCAGACTCACCCCCACTATTCTTATCCTTCGATGAATATTGTACCTCTTCGTTGATATCAAGGCAGCTCTCCATGCCAATGTAGTCCCCAATGGACCATGAAGACGCAGTGGCTAACATGTTCAAGGTTGGTTTTACTTTTTCAGGAGAGAGTGTTAGGGCCTTGAGACTATGGCCCAGTTCTTGATTTGAATGGGATTCTTTTGGGGACTCCATATTGATATAGATATTATAGGGGATGGTTTGGTTTTTGTGTGTATATCTAGAAATGCATGGGGGAAAGCAGTGTTGGCAGTCTTATAGCTTTCAAATCAAagtaagaaagagagagagagatgggagtGTGTTTCCCAGATGAGAAGGTGGTAAATGGTAATGGTATTGAAGATAGGAAAAGATAAGAAAGCAGAGAGACAGCTAATATCTATGACGTTGGGATTGGGATTTACGTGGCCGCAGAAATCTGAATTTATTCTATGGCTAAGACCtgaaaaattaagcaaaaacatTATGAGCAAGGAAAGCAAATGAGTAGATTAATGAGATATTAATGTAAAATTCATGAATTTTAAGAAGCAAGAGATTATCTTAGTTGCTAGCTATAGCTCAATTAGGAAACCAAAAAATCACCTCCTTAAAAGGAATCTCAATGCATTTTTATTGCTTAATTTGAAAAATGACAACCTGTGAGCATCTATGATCTATTATCTATATAATGGTACTACACTTGGCACTTAACATATTCCATTCTTTTGATTTTAGGTGTGAATAAACGTTCACAATTGGCCAACGCATGGGCTGTTATAAAGCACCATGTTTTGCTAATATTTCATCTAGCTGGACTTGTTTAGATTGAAATATAGACAACAAATACAATTAATATtcaagtggaaaaaaaaaaaaaaaaaacgtaaacgTCCATTTTACAtaaccacaattaaaaaaacgttatttttcataaaaaaaacgTTACGTTTcctttacattttatttatttatttatttatttatttatttttataagacttttacttattttttatttgtcatgGTATTTCGGATTTTATTTCGGATATACTTGAGAAATACAGGCAGTAAGGATAACAAATAGTATTAACAAATAaacagaaaaatacaaaaagagagGTATATACGCGTCCAAATTGCTTGGCAGTGAAGAGAGAAGATCTGGCATGCAATCCTTGGAACCAGATATGCATaactataaaaacaaattatattttttttttattgtttttgtttttgacaagtcattcaaagaaaaaaagagaaagttggAGAAGAAAGCACCAAACGGATTATATGGTAACGATTGAAATTAAGTTACTACTAGAATATAGTGACAACCCCAGATTTTCTGGAACAAGGCTATTCTAGAAATTTATGAGAGTCTTTTAATAACTCTAACAATACATTTCATTTACTATTCACAATTAAAGCCAGCGGTAACCTAATTACATACATTCATTTACAACTAGAAAATGAGAAACAGGCAATTCCATCAAAAACATTAATCATttgacacccaaaaaaaaaaagaaaaagaaaaaagatcatACATAAGAAGTACGAACAAAGGTAATAGGATATTGAAGATTATAACAAGTGGGTATCTAATATGTTCATTTGtgaattaataaaaatgaaaatcaaacaaacaaagataATAGGATAGTGAAGAACTTACATGGGTTGGGGTGACCTTAATTTCTTCTGGGCTTGTGTTTCTGTGACTCTCTTTGGTGCAGTTATATactacgagagagagagagagagagagagagagaaatgaagaggGATTAGATATATTTTACATATGAATACGACAAGTaagaataagagaaaaagaaagagaggcaccgagattcttttttctttttttctttttttttgagtttttgacagATATGAATGTCGTTTTTTTGGAACTTAATTAGTACATATTGatcaattattaattaattattgtctCCTCTCCTTTCGGGTGTGTTTTGTAGCTCTAATTTTTGGCGAGGTTTTAGGGATTAGAGTGAAAAATTGAATAACCGAGTGTGACATGGCAATGGATAAAGAAACAAGCACATTTTGCCGCTCCGATCTATTTATGCTAATTCTAATCGTTTtagatttcttttattttatccaTTTTCGTTAAAGGGCTTGCTCCTTAGTCCTTAATTCATGGATAAATATTGGACTTTAAATGTTATTACAACGGCTAACACACTCAAATCTCATTCTTATCATAGCAAACAGATTACATAATAAGGATGAGGATGAtaatttccatttcttttttcccaCGACAAATACAGTATatctataaaagaaaagatggaAAGCAACTATGTTAAGATTACAACACATTGTGATTAGGATGAAAAGGATTTGAATTGCTACCATCTTATAGGGTGATTAGTAAAGTCATTACCTTATCTCATTACTTCAAAAATCCGACCAGGCAATGAATCCAAAGATAGACTAGTTTTCAAATATCTAATCGGATTAAGATTGGATTAAAGGtgaattcataaaaaaaatttaaggtaaaaaaaactaaaaatcctattagaaaaaaattttaaggtcaaaatataaattacaccCTTTGAGCGTATTGAATTGTTATTTCATCCTTTAAGATTCATTTATATCATTTTAGTCCCTCAAAGTTCACATCTGTTGAAAATCCTTTTTCCATTCATACTCATTAATTGTTGTGTAATTGTTTGATGCTTCAAAAGCATAATAAATGCATACTTATCTATCTTATAGAGAATAATGGATTCCAATGTGAATTTCATTAAtgtgacctttttttttttttttttttttctgagataGAATTCTATTATAATGTAATTTAAGtgtatgtatgtgaaactccctcttggagacttaaacccAGCTTTTACCCCCTCACACTCtgcaagcacttatacttgtagagacTATCATGTTAAGGATGTTGGTATTAGGCTTGTTCAGGATCTGACCGGCATTGATGCAACCGGCCGGTACCGAACCGATCCGACCACTACAAAGTTCCATTAATTGTAGGTGTTTGGCGTGGTGGTCGGAGGAGATTCAGTCATACCGACGACAGTTGGTGCGGCGTTCGGCAGTTATTTTACACTCTAACGAGAAACCGCATCGCAccgagtatatatatatatatatatatatatatatatatatatatatatatatatatatatatatatatatatatatatatatatatatatatatgctataaTTTAACAGTAGAAAGCATGTAAGAGAgctgttcaaaaaaaaatgcaagataGTTGGCTTGAGAGAGGCAAAGAAGAAGGGAGTACAGCGCTAGAGAAAGTGAGAGCTAGAGATGTTGGGTTAAGAACGTTAGggcttttcttataaaattttaatttgataccAAAACAACGCGTTTTGAgtctaatattaattttaatatcaGTTCCAAAACTACGTTGTTTTGGTatcagctttaaaaaaaaaaaaaaaaatcaaaactacaGCATTTCAATTTAAACCCTAAAATTATTTAGATACCTAGCTCTCACTTTCTCATTAGTCGCCCAGCCTCCCATAAACATCTCCTCCtcgcctctctctttctctctcctcactctcTACCTCCATTGCTGCTGCTTGCTGCCATTGTATTATGCCCGTTGAAGCTACAATTCTTGGAGTTCCACTTTTTCCTCTCTCCTTTTTGCTATTCTCAGGAAGTTTTATAGAAGATTTAGAATTTTATGCTTCTCCTTACGAAGCTTTCATTGAGGtttgtttatgtattttattttcaatagttttgaTTTATCTTTTATGGATTCggtttagattttttattttttaaatgggtttttttgtgatttgaaattgaatatttttgagagaaagattgtgaatttgtttgtatttgtgtgttttcctttgtttccttttctttttgtggaaTATTTCAATGATTATGATGGGGGTTGTGTTGTTAATTGCGTTGTGTTTGATTCATAAGAAAATAGAGGAATTAACCGAACAAACTGCTTCGAACCGGTATGGTGCACCGCACCTTGTGTAGACTGGTGTCAAACCCTTCATAGATGAGGTGTCGTCAAGCATGAGAGAAAACTGCACCCTATATGTGGTGCAAAAAACCCTCTAATAACCGGCCGCACCGCACCGTGTACAGGCCTAGTTGGCGGTAGTAATAGTGTGACCTACTATTATATTAGAGGGAGGAGTATGCATTTATTGTGCGTCTGAAATACTAAATAATTACTCTCCTAcgtgtatttttggttttttttcacaattatttgtactaaagaaaatgaatCTGGTTAACAAGTGCCCTTAGGACATTAACTAATAgatcattttaaaaaagtttttataccacttttatgagaaatctaaaaaactgtcaaaaatcAATAACATCTAGATGAAACAGGTGGATTACATACACTCGAGAGAATAACCAGATACTCGAAAAAATCTAGACATccttgtttataaaaaaatatatatatattaaaaatcaattacgtttttttcttcttgtaaaaagtttctaaaaagtATCGTCTAAACCAATACCCTTAGGCTATCCATTAAATTTTCCCAACACCCTTAGATTatccattaacttttcccaACGAAAATTAGTtacactctaatttttttttttaaattgaagatttttttataaaatcaaaataatcaTGTGGTGTCTCTAACTACCACTACAAAAAATGAAGGCTATAGCTGTGTTTGATAGATTTCTCCTAAGGAGGCTTGCTGCAGGAAAGTAAAAAAGTCCACATTAGTGGCTTTGTTGAAAAGTCCACAATAGTGGcttctgacatttttttttgaatatatatatatatatatatcgttgccaattcttgttcaaccgactgtatttttttcttcaaatcttcaataagAGAATTTGAGGTCGAGAAGGTATGAGTTACTGCTTCAGTCATCTTTTGTTGATTATCAAGGATCTTTGAAAAGAGCTGGTTTTGTGCAACAGCATTTTCTATCTGCCAATTTAGAGCTGCTTCAGCTAAAGAGacttgttttttggttccatctggattggttccaacaaggtttttaattttctaaacatGTTTGACGTTGGCTTGTGGATGGTCAAAACTTTCAAGAGGAGGAAAATTTGGTGAATAGGAAGGTGAAGCATAgtcaaacatataacaaggtAAGATCTCTTGTGTATGGGTTTAACTGGTAGGCTTGAGTtgacattttggtatttggggAAGGACTTTCTGGTGATATGGAATTAATGGTGGGAAAGTGTGCTTAGAATTGACATCATCCACCCTtcaagccagatccaaaagaatcattagAATACTTATTCTAGACCCATCCCGGTAATAGCCCCACAGATTCAAAGTACTTGTTTACCATTGATAACAGTCCTCCTTCAAAACCAGAACCTCCTGCTGAGGATGAACTAGCCATATTAGTTTCTAAAAAGATTGACCCACCATTGTCTCAATCTTCCTATAAGtctttcttctggatggattcctaattgccagaatcctgctttgagatcaaactttgaaaacactttagcatgggaaaaaataaatattttcacaaattctggtatgaaattttgaaaaatgattccatattaccagaaagtcttttcccaaataccaaaatgtcaacccaagcctaCCAGTCAAACCCACAAAACCAGGTCCTTTCAAGGGaggtctatagctgcgtttttgaaACGCAACTATACGTCCAGGGTGGAGCTGCGTTTTTCATAAACACAGTTCAAAGCTGACcctgtagctgcgtttttgtAAAACGCGGCTGAAAAGCGCATTTTTTGTAGTGCACACTAATAAGCTTGTCCAAGTGCCCAAACTGTCTGTAAGCTCATGATTTCTTTGGGGGGCATCGACGAGTGAATGGGCAGCAATTATGTGGTGGTTTGAACTTGAATGATAAAAATTTGGATTGGCAGTGGGTAATGGTATTGATTCTATTGAATGCTGTGTTTCATGTGTGAAAATATGGAAAAATCTTCACGTGAATGTGAAGATCTTTGTGTTGCTGGGTCctgttaatttgtttttgtttttatttattttttattattaaaataaattttaataatatgttaaTATACAAATTATCTTGGATGGAATAATTAATGATTGTAGAAAATGTGAAGTTACAAGACTAAAAttgacaataacaacaaaaattgaaacttacaAGACGAAAtgactttatttttaagataaaatGACTATGGATTGACTCTCGAACTtaaagaatataatttttatttttatctaaatttaatCAATGGTTATTCAATAATAGAAATCAAcagaataaatttataataactagTTACtttcattgaaattttatttttttaaaaaaattcaagtgaaTTCCACattctatatttaaaaatatatagataagaaAGTATAATAAACAAATTAGCAGTAGGGGAAGAAAACCTTCAAAGTATAAAGCATCTTATCATCTTGAAATTGATGGTAGCAATAGCATCTAAGACGTGGGTGGTGCCAATACTGATATAGAGTTGACGATTGgaataatatttttaagtttttcttcactttttttttatcaacctttggaagaaataataaaatcatttcaGAAAGAGTGATTAGTGTTGAAATATTTTAGTTATACTAATATGCTCTAATCCAACTTGTTGATACATTTCAAGAATATTCCCACATTTCTAACCATTTTTTTGATATTAgtaaaatctttattttaatctatacataattttttctgtaataaatttataactaaTCTTCCAGTaaactgttttcaaaaaaaaaaaaaatcttccagTAAACTTGCATCTACAAACAAACTAATCAgaatacatttttctttttttcttaagcCAAAGTTTTAGGAGGAC
Coding sequences within:
- the LOC142611734 gene encoding uncharacterized protein LOC142611734, which codes for MESPKESHSNQELGHSLKALTLSPEKVKPTLNMLATASSWSIGDYIGMESCLDINEEVQYSSKDKNSGGESDSEVYIKKCRVKREQRRAMRQREFPPPIPLLARTENLPCHMPWVLKRHYTSDGRLILTEERVKHHEYFRAHRADGRLTLQLVPLDDEVWLPDDQCDHCGTNDEEEADIDDTEEKETEKENEEANEVDVSYKTVYQSPLFEPSKVEDLSTSSEFCSSDVDTEEKDTEKENEEANNFDVCKIVYQPPPSEPAKMEDLCTKYEFYNGDVDVNEVEVEKEMIHKDRSVVVEESTKIRGGGIGGTATNIAAGKRLNLNYNNVASPGSCIFEVPVQQYGQFIANTNLHLCDAISLGRA